A portion of the Amyelois transitella isolate CPQ chromosome 2, ilAmyTran1.1, whole genome shotgun sequence genome contains these proteins:
- the LOC106131038 gene encoding protein big brother isoform X2 — protein MHAMSDPAALAGMLPFDSIGLYEQPKPRFIFKMPRVVPDQKAKFESDDLFKRLSRESEVRYTGFRDRPPEERQMRFTSGCREGHTEIAFTATGTNLQLGFDPSYNNRSCDFQKENGKAHIVSRFIMNGVCVRWRGWIDLERLDGAGCLELDEERAAIEDAALRDQIERYNQRLRDFEDKQRAYREHGDELRAHSHVHAQRCHQARQGPHAGHPAHPHPPHPVHIKPHSQGALIS, from the exons ATGCACGCTATGAGTGACCCTGCAGCCCTTGCCGGTATGCTGCCTTTTGATTCTATTGGACTGTACGAACAGCCGAAACCGAGGTTCATCTTCAAGATGCCTAGAGTGGTGCCTGATCAGAAAGCCAAATTTGAATCGGATGAtctctttaaaagactgagcAGAGAAAGCGAG GTGAGATACACTGGTTTCCGCGACCGGCCCCCAGAAGAACGGCAAATGCGGTTCACCAGCGGCTGCCGCGAGGGCCACACGGAGATCGCCTTCACCGCCACCGGCACCAATCTGCAGCTAGGCTTCGACCCCTCTTACAACAACCGAAGCTGTGACTTCCAAAAGGAGAATGGGAAG GCACACATTGTATCAAGATTTATTATGAACGGCGTGTGCGTCCGATGGCGTGGCTGGATCGACCTGGAGCGATTGGACGGCGCCGGCTGCCTCGAGCTGGACGAGGAACGTGCCGCTATAGAGGACGCGGCGCTGCGGGACCAGATCGAGCGGTACAATCAGCGGCTCAGGGATTTCGAGGACAAGCAGCGTGCTTACCGCGAGCACGGCGACGAACTGAGGGCCCACTCACATGTGCACGCCCAGCGCTGCCACCAGGCCCGACAGGGCCCCCACGCTGGACATCCGGCGCATCCTCATCCACCTCATCCCGTCCACATTAAACCTCATTCACAAGGAGCTCTCATTTCCTAA
- the LOC106131038 gene encoding protein big brother isoform X1, protein MHAMSDPAALAGMLPFDSIGLYEQPKPRFIFKMPRVVPDQKAKFESDDLFKRLSRESEQVRYTGFRDRPPEERQMRFTSGCREGHTEIAFTATGTNLQLGFDPSYNNRSCDFQKENGKAHIVSRFIMNGVCVRWRGWIDLERLDGAGCLELDEERAAIEDAALRDQIERYNQRLRDFEDKQRAYREHGDELRAHSHVHAQRCHQARQGPHAGHPAHPHPPHPVHIKPHSQGALIS, encoded by the exons ATGCACGCTATGAGTGACCCTGCAGCCCTTGCCGGTATGCTGCCTTTTGATTCTATTGGACTGTACGAACAGCCGAAACCGAGGTTCATCTTCAAGATGCCTAGAGTGGTGCCTGATCAGAAAGCCAAATTTGAATCGGATGAtctctttaaaagactgagcAGAGAAAGCGAG CAGGTGAGATACACTGGTTTCCGCGACCGGCCCCCAGAAGAACGGCAAATGCGGTTCACCAGCGGCTGCCGCGAGGGCCACACGGAGATCGCCTTCACCGCCACCGGCACCAATCTGCAGCTAGGCTTCGACCCCTCTTACAACAACCGAAGCTGTGACTTCCAAAAGGAGAATGGGAAG GCACACATTGTATCAAGATTTATTATGAACGGCGTGTGCGTCCGATGGCGTGGCTGGATCGACCTGGAGCGATTGGACGGCGCCGGCTGCCTCGAGCTGGACGAGGAACGTGCCGCTATAGAGGACGCGGCGCTGCGGGACCAGATCGAGCGGTACAATCAGCGGCTCAGGGATTTCGAGGACAAGCAGCGTGCTTACCGCGAGCACGGCGACGAACTGAGGGCCCACTCACATGTGCACGCCCAGCGCTGCCACCAGGCCCGACAGGGCCCCCACGCTGGACATCCGGCGCATCCTCATCCACCTCATCCCGTCCACATTAAACCTCATTCACAAGGAGCTCTCATTTCCTAA